A genomic segment from Drosophila miranda strain MSH22 chromosome 3, D.miranda_PacBio2.1, whole genome shotgun sequence encodes:
- the LOC108160667 gene encoding cell growth-regulating nucleolar protein — protein MVFFTCNICGESVKKPSVEKHYQTRCRGNEKNVSCMDCLKDFYSEEYVAHTKCISEAQKYANQNQSFVAKESRNKNAQKQESWMDIIRAILDSSEYNLTPALRTAFQRLQSVDNVPRKRAKFENFVGNCMRMPRQQATQVWDILEKELNKMKEAKQEQLAQAKAAREAAQNGKAEKKDEKEQLETDAPPKKKSKVAAEAEVEAAREESENTNSNDFDWTTQLSKIVSKQADGIYLEKLKKKLLKKYSKHVSVDELSEKQAKKFHKRFDKQLKLCATLRLDGDLVKSC, from the coding sequence ATGGTATTCTTCACGTGCAACATATGCGGCGAGTCCGTGAAGAAGCCATCGGTGGAGAAGCACTACCAGACACGGTGCCGCGGAAACGAGAAGAACGTTTCCTGCATGGACTGCCTCAAAGACTTTTACAGCGAGGAGTACGTTGCCCACACGAAGTGCATCTCAGAGGCCCAGAAGTATGCCAACCAAAATCAGAGCTTTGTGGCCAAGGAGTCGCGGAACAAGAATGCCCAAAAGCAGGAGAGCTGGATGGACATCATTCGCGCCATACTCGACAGCAGCGAATACAACCTGACGCCGGCCCTGCGCACGGCCTTCCAGCGGCTGCAGAGCGTCGATAATGTTCCCCGGAAGAGGGCCAAGTTCGAAAACTTTGTGGGCAACTGCATGCGCATGCCCCGACAGCAGGCCACCCAGGTGTGGGACATACTCGAGAAGGAGCTCAACAAGATGAAGGAGGCCAAGCAGGAGCAGCTGGCTCAGGCCAAAGCAGCCAGGGAGGCGGCTCAGAATGGCAAGGCCGAAAAGAAGGACGAAAAGGAGCAGCTAGAGACGGACGCTCCTCCCAAGAAAAAGTCAAAGGTGGCAGCTGAAGCAGAAGTAGAAGCCGCTCGTGAGGAATCCGAAAACACCAACAGCAACGACTTTGATTGGACCACGCAATTGTCGAAGATCGTGTCCAAGCAAGCGGACGGCATCTATCTGGAGAAGCTGAAAAAGAAGCTGCTGAAAAAGTACTCCAAGCACGTCTCAGTGGACGAGCTGAGCGAGAAGCAGGCGAAGAAGTTCCACAAAAGGTTCGACAAGCAACTGAAACTGTGTGCGACGCTGCGGCTAGATGGGGACCTGGTCAAGTCGTGCTAG
- the LOC108159240 gene encoding nidogen: protein MMYLSSKLCSWLLLVVCCSSILVSGQYEHYLDSLRSNELYEFVDDGSSGSIQFLPKGDSERTLLQLEQPISFYGEQYEQLYINTNGILTFNVEFPEYLNQPFPLEYPSIAAFYSNVDTSNSGDETSVSLFQTKDPATLDRASQLVRYAFSEQAAFEAEQVVVATWQNVGYFDSKTDKVNTFQVALIANEQQTFVQFIYPEGGLNWLQGESLGNGLPDIRAQAGFVAEDGRYYSLNGSGSENARFLSESTNLGVSGVWLFEVAPVTAQQNVRAPDNAETRTESPALAQSCQALGHQCHDKAQCHDKAEGYCCACEPGFYGNGKACLANDLPIRVTGTLSGELNGRPVDEQAKLQSYVVTTDARSYTTINPLSVEQGAQIRLILPLLTTVPWLFAKSVNGASNGYQLTGGDYEHISRIQFESGETLHVNQTFQGLNYWDQLAVKIEIYGEVPTIQSGATLHLPDYIDEYRFVRPGELQSVQTHQLELVDDQRVISFQVDQRILYQSCLRDDEADPSDTSVMQKVSKIALDFVERDQALRISAMSKIGVDAESNACTDGTGQCVENSVCVPYEDTYRCDCRHGYAAQLDERGLEVCVDVDECALGTHVCDENALCENNEGGFTCFCSEGFQGNGYRCLSNSSDSTADNIEYSTPANQVVDEPSSETDSESEANANANPDPNPYPYPYPSEEEQGPTHSDECYRCSPDADCYEGRCACREGFSGDGYQCSNLCGHDEAWEHGRCVPILLELEVDPSCDFLGNCRCPEGYLISEDGQICRYTLDADLEKNGDLVPCDVDANCHINATCVWYEHELRHICTCNAGFSGDGYACEPIDDSCAIKPEICDAHATCNYNDQQGKSECVCERRYEGDGYRCQLAPECESAEHCGENAFCDSGVCQCQEDYERDVSDRCVPAGRCGAVFCGSNAICKWDSVQSVQYCDCLEGYLGDALAGCLSKPTPCNVRNTCGIHATCEPTEDPANYECQCIAGYHGDGYVCIEEQNCLNNPTLCDMNAKCHSTNSGLVCACNQGFYGNGSTCFERQQHDSDFLIVSQGVVIVRVPLNGRNVLPISVASMAIGLDKDCVEGRVYWGDISAKKIVSAKYDGTDARPFITTDIESPEGIAIDVISRRLYWTDSVKDTIEVASLDDPTLRAVVINKQLVNPRGIAVDPYREKLFWSDWDRSSPKIEFSDLDGTGRELLLGHDAVTLPNSLVVLENTGELCYADAGSKKVECIHPQNRETRTISNELSYPFGLTFTHDQFYWTDWTTKKLESVDALGTRQKPIQTPFFGSHKMYGMTVVEQNCPQYQSPCQINNGGCTDARLCLVNRKAPSGKSCKCTSASTGCSLQPSPYPGY, encoded by the exons ATGATGTACTTAAGCAGCAAACTGTGttcctggctgctgctggtggtgtgCTGTAGCTCCATCCTGGTCAGCGGACAGTACGAGCACTATCTGGACAGCCTGCGCTCCAATGAGCTGTACGAGTTCGTCGACGACGGCTCCTCGGGCAGCATCCAGTTCCTGCCCAAGGGCGACAGCGAACGTACCCTCCTGCAACTGGAGCAGCCCATCAGCTTCTATGGCGAGCAGTACGAGCAGCTCTAT ATCAATACCAATGGAATCCTGACGTTCAACGTGGAATTCCCCGAGTACTTGAACCAGCCTTTCCCACTCGAGTACCCCTCGATAGCCGCCTTCTACTCGAACGTGGACACATCAAACAGTGGGGATGAGACCTCCGTCTCTCTATTCCAGACCAAGGACCCTGCCACCCTGGACAGAGCCTCGCAGCTGGTGCGCTACGCCTTCAGCGAACAGGCCGCGTTCGAGGCGGAACAGGTGGTTGTGGCTACTTGGCAAAACGTAGGCTACTTCGACTCCAAGACGGACAAAGTGAACACCTTCCAGGTGGCCCTGATAGCCAATGAGCAGCAGACCTTCGTGCAGTTCATCTACCCGGAGGGCGGCCTCAACTGGCTCCAGGGCGAGTCGTTGGGCAATGGACTGCCCGATATCCGCGCTCAGGCTGGGTTCGTGGCTGAGGACGGACGTTACTACAGCCTCAACGGATCCGGATCGGAGAAT GCCCGTTTCCTTAGCGAGAGCACCAACCTGGGAGTGTCCGGAGTCTGGCTGTTCGAGGTGGCTCCGGTGACAGCACAGCAGAACGTGCGGGCCCCCGACAACGCCGAGACGCGCACAGAGTCGCCTGCTTTGGCCCAGAGCTGCCAAGCTCTTGGACATCAGTGCCACGACAAGGCTCAATGCCACGACAAGGCCGAGGGATACTGCTGCGCCTGTGAGCCGGGCTTCTACGGAAACGGAAAGGCTTGTCTGGCCAACGACCTGCCCATCCGGGTGACGGGCACGCTCTCGGGCGAGTTAAATGGCCGGCCAGTCGACGAGCAGGCCAAGCTGCAATCATACGTTGTCACCACCGATGCCAGGTCCTACACGACCATCAATCCGCTGAGCGTGGAGCAGGGAGCTCAGATCCGCCTGATCCTGCCGCTGCTCACGACCGTGCCCTGGCTTTTCGCCAAGTCGGTGAATGGAGCCTCCAATGGCTACCAGCTGACGGGCGGCGACTACGAGCACATCTCGCGCATCCAGTTTGAGTCGGGAGAAACGTTGCACGTGAACCAGACCTTCCAGGGCCTCAACTACTGGGACCAGCTGGCCGTAAAAATCGAAATCTACGGCGAGGTGCCGACCATCCAGTCGGGCGCCACTCTCCACCTGCCCGACTACATCGATGAGTACCGCTTCGTACGGCCCGGAGAGCTGCAATCGGTGCAGACGCACCAGCTTGAGCTGGTAGACGACCAGCGCGTCATCAGCTTCCAGGTGGACCAACGCATCCTGTACCAGAGCTGTCTGCGCGACGACGAGGCGGACCCCTCCGACACCAGCGTCATGCAGAAGGTATCCAAGATCGCCCTGGACTTTGTGGAGCGTGACCAGGCGCTGCGCATAAGCGCCATGAGCAAGATCGGGGTGGACGCGGAGTCCAATGCCTGCACGGACGGCACTGGCCAGTGCGTGGAGAACTCCGTGTGCGTGCCCTATGAGGATACCTACCGCTGCGACTGTCGCCACGGCTACGCGGCCCAGCTGGACGAGCGCGGCCTCGAGGTCTGTGTGGATGTGGACGAGTGCGCCCTGGGTACTCATGTGTGCGACGAGAACGCTCTGTGCGAGAACAACGAGGGCGGATTCACCTGCTTCTGCTCCGAGGGATTTCAGGGTAACGGCTACAGGTGCCTGTCCAACAGCAGTGACAGCACCGCCGACAACATCGAGTACTCCACCCCTGCCAACCAGGTTGTCGATGAACCTAGCTCCGAGACCGATTCCGAGTCTGAGGctaatgccaatgccaatccCGATCCCAACCCCTATCCCTACCCCTATCCCAGTGAGGAGGAACAAGGGCCCACACATTCGGATGAGTGCTAT CGCTGCTCACCCGATGCCGACTGCTACGAGGGGCGTTGCGCCTGTCGCGAAGGCTTCTCCGGCGATGGGTACCAGTGCTCCAATCTGTGCGGCCATGACGAGGCCTGGGAGCACGGACGCTGCGTTCCCATcctgctggagctggaggtggatCCGTCGTGCGATTTTCTTGGCAACTGTCGCTGTCCGGAGGGCTACCTAATCTCCGAAGATGGTCAGATTTGTCGCTATACTCTGGATGCCGATTTGGAGAAGAATGGAGACTTGG TTCCTTGCGATGTGGACGCCAACTGCCATATCAATGCCACTTGTGTCTGGTACGAGCACGAGCTGCGGCACATCTGCACCTGCAACGCCGGCTTCAGCGGCGACGGCTACGCCTGTGAGCCCATCGACGACTCCTGCGCTATT AAACCCGAAATCTGCGACGCCCATGCCACGTGCAACTACAACGACCAACAGGGCAAGTCCGAGTGCGTGTGCGAGCGCCGCTACGAGGGCGATGGATACCGCTGCCAGCTGGCGCCGGAGTGCGAGTCCGCGGAGCACTGCGGGGAGAACGCCTTCTGTGACTCGGGCGTTTGCCAGTGTCAGGAGGACTACGAGCGGGATGTGAGCGACAGGTGTGTGCCGGCCGGCCGTTGCGGGGCCGTCTTCTGTGGCTCCAACGCCATCTGCAAATGGGACTCGGTGCAGAGCGTCCAGTACTGCGACTGCCTCGAGGGCTATCTGGGGGACGCACTGGCGGGGTGCCTGAGCAAACCCACGCCCTGCAACGTGAGGAACACCTGCGGCATACATGCCACCTGCGAGCCAACCGA GGATCCTGCGAATTATGAGTGCCAGTGCATCGCCGGCTACCACGGCGACGGCTACGTGTGCATCGAGGAGcagaactgcctcaacaaccCCACGCTCTGCGACATGAACGCCAAGTGCCACTCGACCAACTCCGGCCTGGTCTGCGCGTGCAATCAAG GTTTCTATGGAAACGGCTCCACCTGCTTCGAGCGCCAGCAGCATGACTCGGACTTCCTCATCGTCAGCCAGGGAGTGGTCATTGTCCGAGTACCTCTCAACGGACGAAATGTTCTGCCCATATCGGTGGCCTCGATGGCCATCGGCCTGGACAAGGACTGCGTGGAGGGTCGCGTCTACTGGGGCGACATCTCGGCCAAGAAGATTGTGAGTGCCAAGTACGATGGCACCGACgcccgtcccttcattaccactG ATATCGAGTCTCCTGAGGGCATTGCCATAGATGTCATTTCTCGTCGCCTATACTGGACTGACTCCGTAAAGGACACCATTGAGGTGGCCAGCCTGGACGATCCCACGCTGCGTGCGGTGGTTATCAACAAGCAGCTGGTGAATCCCCGCGGCATTGCCGTGGATCCCTACAGAGA GAAACTCTTCTGGTCGGACTGGGACCGCTCCTCGCCCAAGATTGAGTTCTCTGACTTGGACGGCACTGGGCGGGAGCTGTTGCTGGGCCACGATGCTGTCACCCTGCCGAACTCTCTGGTAGTGCTGGAGAACACGGGCGAGCTGTGCTACGCCGATGCGGGAAGCAAGAAAGTGGAGTGCATCCATCCCCAGAACCGCGAGACCCGCACCATCTCCAACGAGCTGTCCTATCCGTTTGGCCTCACCTTCACCCATGATCAGTTTTACTGGACCGACTGGACTAC CAAAAAACTGGAGAGCGTGGACGCCCTGGGTACCCGCCAGAAGCCAATACAGACCCCGTTCTTTGGCAGCCACAAGATGTACGGCATGACGGTCGTGGAGCAGAACTGTCCGCAGTACCAGAGCCCCTGCCAGATCAACAACGGCGGCTGCACAGACGCCCGGCTCTGTCTGGTGAACCGCAAGGCTCCTTCGGGCAAGAGCTGCAAGTGCACCAGCGCCTCCACCGGCTGCAGTCTGCAGCCATCGCCCTATCCCGGCTACTAA
- the LOC108160668 gene encoding uncharacterized protein LOC108160668: MRLQRVAVDALRLLLCCGWAMANPAPELDEDCELNSIDTMHDFCCDLHDESPHFSDCQMKWHEKIHYRTDQEEQTYMFCTAECTFNSTDFVGSNRQSLDLAAVREHLESELANDEDEALLYQTYSQCEKHALSLLPQKSVKSLANRMASFGCHPFAGLVMECVANEMILNCPAKRFHQTPQCVETRNQLRQCKQSLKYVS; this comes from the exons ATGAGACTCCAACGGGTGGCCGTGGACGCACTCCGGCTACTCCTCTGCTGCGGCTGGGCGATGGCCAACCCCGCCCCTGAACTGGACGAGGATTGCGAACTGAATTCCATCGATACAATG CATGACTTTTGCTGCGATCTGCACGACGAAAGCCCCCATTTCAGCGACTGCCAGATGAAGTGGCACGAGAAGATCCACTACAGGACGGATCAGGAGGAGCAGACGTACATGTTT TGCACCGCCGAATGCACTTTCAATAGCACCGATTTCGTGGGCAGCAATCGCCAGTCGCTGGATCTCGCAGCGGTTCGGGAACATTTGGAGAGCGAACTGGCCAACGATGAGGATGAGGCCCTGCTCTATCAGACATACAGCCAGTGCGAAAAACACG CCCTCTCGTTGCTGCCCCAGAAGAGCGTTAAGTCGCTGGCCAACCGCATGGCTAGTTTCGGATGCCATCCGTTTGCCGGTCTTGTCATGGAGTGTGTGGCCAACGAGATGATCCTCAACTGCCCGGCCAAGCGCTTCCATCAGACGCCGCAGTGCGTGGAGACCCGCAACCAGCTGCGCCAATGCAAGCAGTCCCTGAAGTACGTATCCTAA
- the LOC108160367 gene encoding ribonuclease Z, mitochondrial, with protein MILLKLARAPLYGTLRNLKMSSSVAAIASATDPLTGPKYEREPNVLRKKLASVVPGTVNLQVLGAGANGSPSAVYLFTDQSRYLFNCGEGTQRLAHEYKTRLSRLEQIFVTRNTWAAVGGLPGLALTIQDAGVRSVGLHGPSHLYTMLQSMRRFVVLKNLQMQTVDCTAGSCFEDSILKVTSLPLESVENPEKTVINYICQLKPRPGALNLVKCVEKGVPPGPLLGQLKNGQDITLPDGQIVRSVDVTEPGETALSFVFLDVPCEDYLPGLLSHAKTIKDLGEQQLTEVCLVVHFTPHEVSTCQKYQKFLQNNFSPGTQHIYLSSPHNQFSGYAAAHRIQHQLHQLAPRIFPLLGEQFPCQSQNLSVNLKKTKLDEADHDGGVDESTETEQGVVSMTSFHLRPKKGLDQTLAAKLTPEEYVKETHAVPGFTELLAKLKAETNFPSSAGSSYPRIIFLGTGSCIPNKTRNVSSILIQTAAEAFMLLDCGEGTYGQIVRLYGSARAVEVLRQLQAVYVSHLHADHHIGLIGLLRERRQLAPKATPLLLLAPRQIEPWLEFYNRQIEEIEDAYTLVGNGELLASPLTGEAVEPLGITAIATCLVRHCTNSFGVSLTLKAQHDGEPVKITYSGDTMPCLDLIELGRNSTVLIHEATMEDDLEEEARIKTHSTISQAIQQGRNMGAKHTILTHFSQRYAKCPRLPSVEDMQQVAIAFDNMQVTLEDLQEYHKLYPALLAMYAEYTEELEQRAVKRELKQERKRKLAQT; from the exons ATGATTTTGTTGAAATTAGCAAGGGCACCGCTTTATGGAACACTACGAAATCTGAAGATGAGCAGCTCTGTGGCCGCCATTGCCTCGGCCACGGATCCGTTGACGGGCCCCAAGTACGAGCGAGAACCGAATGTGCTGCGCAAGAAGCTGGCTTCGGTGGTGCCCGGCACGGTGAACCTTCAGGTGCTCGGCGCCGGGGCCAACGGTTCCCCCAGTGCCGTCTATCTGTTCACGGACCAGTCCCGATACCTGTTCAACTGCGGCGAAGGCACCCAGCGGCTGGCCCACGAGTACAAGACGCGGCTGTCGCGCCTGGAGCAGATATTCGTGACACGTAACACGTGGGCGGCTGTGGGCGGTCTACCTGGCCTGGCGCTAACGATTCAGGATGCCGGCGTGCGTAGTGTGGGCCTGCACGGGCCGTCGCACCTCTACACCATGCTGCAGTCGATGCGACGCTTCGTCGTGCTCAAGAATCTTCAAATGCAGACGGTCGACTGCACCGCCGGCAGCTGCTTTGAAGACTCCATTCTGAAGGTGACGTCCCTGCCGCTGGAGAGCGTGGAGAACCCAGAGAAGACCGTAATCAACTACATCTGCCAGCTGAAGCCTCGTCCGGGTGCCCTCAACTTGGTCAAGTGTGTTGAGAAGGGAGTCCCGCCAGGCCCTCTACTGGGGCAGCTAAAGAACGGCCAGGACATCACACTCCCCGATGGCCAGATAGTTCGCTCCGTGGATGTCACGGAGCCTGGCGAAACGGCGCTCTCCTTTGTGTTCCTGGATGTGCCCTGCGAGGATTACCTTCCTGGTCTGCTTTCCCATGCCAAGACCATCAAAGATCTGGGCGAACAGCAGCTCACTGAGGTGTGCTTGGTGGTGCACTTTACGCCGCACGAAGTCTCCACCTGCCAGAAATATCAGAAATTTCTGCAAAACAATTTCTCGCCAGGCACGCAGCATATCTACCTGAGTTCCCCGCACAATCAATTCTCCGGCTATGCGGCCGCCCACCGTATCCAGCATCAGCTGCACCAGCTGGCTCCTCGGATATTTCCCCTCCTGGGAGAGCAGTTCCCCTGCCAGAGTCAGAATCTTAGCGTGAACCTGAAGAAAACCAAACTGGATGAGGCAGATCACGACGGCGGGGTTGATGAAAGCACAGAAACGGAGCAGGGCGTGGTGTCTATGACGAGCTTCCATCTGCGTCCCAAAAAGG GACTGGACCAAACCCTGGCGGCCAAGCTTACACCAGAGGAGTACGTCAAGGAGACTCATGCTGTGCCCGGCTTTACGGAGCTGCTGGCTAAACTAAAGGCCGAAACCAACTTCCCATCGTCCGCCGGCAGCAGCTACCCAAGAATCATCTTCCTGGGCACGGGCTCCTGCATTCCCAACAAGACGCGCAACGTCAGCTCAATTCTGATCCAGACTGCGGCGGAGGCCTTCATGTTGCTCGACTGCGGCGAGGGAACCTATGGACAGATTGTGCGCCTATACGGCAGCGCAAGGGCCGTAGAGGTACTCCGCCAGCTGCAGGCTGTGTACGTGTCCCACCTGCATGCGGATCATCACATTGGATTGATTGGACTGCTAAGGGAGCGCAGACAGCTAGCCCCAAAGGCAACTCCGCTTCTCCTACTTGCCCCGCGCCAGATCGAGCCATGGCTGGAGTTTTACAACCGCCAGATCGAGGAGATTGAGGATGCGTACACTTTGGTGGGCAACGGAGAGCTCTTGGCGAGTCCCCTGACTGGAGAGGCAGTGGAACCATTGGGCATAACTGCCATTGCCACCTGCCTGGTCAGGCACTGTACCAACTCCTTTGGCGTGAGCCTCACCCTGAAGGCGCAACACGATGGCGAACCAGTCAAGATCACCTACAGCGGCGATACCATGCCTTGCCTGGACCTGATCGAGCTGGggcgcaactctacagttctCATTCACGAGGCCACCATGGAGGACGACCTGGAGGAGGAGGCGCGCATCAAGACGCACAGCACCATCTCCCAGGCCATCCAGCAGGGACGCAACATGGGAGCCAAGCACACAATCCTCACCCATTTCTCGCAGCGCTACGCCAAGTGCCCGCGTCTACCCAGCGTGGAGGACATGCAACAGGTGGCCATCGCCTTCGACAACATGCAGGTGACTCTGGAAGACCTCCAGGAGTACCACAAGCTCTATCCCGCGCTCCTGGCCATGTATGCAGAGTACACCGAGGAACTAGAACAGCGGGCTGTCAAGCGAGAGCTCAAGCAGGAGCGAAAACGAAAGTTGGCCCAAACGTGA